The Desulforegula conservatrix Mb1Pa genome contains a region encoding:
- a CDS encoding NAD-dependent 4,6-dehydratase LegB has product MKALVTGAGGFIGSHLCEALTEKGYEVRAFLRYNSRGNRGWLEKSRFAESIEFVTGDIRDYDSVRSAVKGADMVFHLSSLIGIPYSYRSPLAYVKTNVEGAYNVLEAAREYGVSKLIHTSTSEVYGTARTVPISEAHPIQPQSPYSASKIGADALAFSYFASFGLPVVIARPFNTYGPRQSARAIIPTIITQILSGMKKIKLGNLSPTRDLNYVEDTCRGFIDLAECDKAAGETVNIGSGREISIGGLVDLIKELMASDVEIITDDERIRPDKSEVMRLLCDNSRINELTGFTPSVSLKDGLKRTIDWLKIPENLSQYKADIYNV; this is encoded by the coding sequence ATGAAAGCACTTGTGACAGGAGCCGGTGGATTCATCGGCTCACATCTTTGCGAGGCTCTGACCGAAAAAGGATACGAGGTCAGGGCCTTTTTGCGTTATAATTCAAGGGGAAACAGAGGATGGCTTGAAAAGAGCCGGTTTGCAGAATCCATCGAATTTGTCACCGGAGACATAAGGGATTATGACAGCGTCAGGTCAGCAGTCAAGGGTGCTGATATGGTTTTCCACCTTTCTTCCCTGATTGGTATTCCTTATTCGTACAGGTCTCCGCTTGCCTATGTGAAAACAAATGTTGAGGGCGCGTATAACGTGCTCGAAGCTGCCAGGGAATATGGTGTTTCAAAATTAATCCATACTTCCACAAGCGAAGTTTACGGAACCGCCAGGACTGTTCCCATAAGCGAGGCTCATCCGATCCAGCCCCAGTCTCCTTACAGCGCATCCAAAATAGGCGCAGACGCATTGGCGTTTAGCTACTTCGCGTCATTTGGTCTTCCTGTAGTGATTGCAAGGCCATTTAATACTTATGGCCCAAGGCAGTCTGCAAGGGCGATAATTCCGACAATAATCACACAGATTCTGAGCGGTATGAAAAAGATCAAGCTTGGCAATCTTTCTCCTACAAGGGATCTTAATTATGTGGAAGATACCTGCCGTGGATTCATTGACCTGGCTGAATGCGATAAGGCAGCGGGTGAAACTGTAAATATAGGTTCAGGCCGGGAAATTTCCATAGGAGGTCTTGTTGATCTTATCAAGGAGCTCATGGCAAGTGATGTGGAAATAATCACGGATGATGAAAGAATAAGACCTGATAAATCAGAAGTTATGAGGCTTTTGTGCGACAATTCCAGGATCAACGAACTTACGGGTTTTACGCCGTCTGTTTCACTGAAGGACGGACTTAAAAGAACGATAGACTGGCTGAAAATTCCTGAAAATCTGTCCCAGTACAAGGCTGATATCTATAATGTTTGA
- the flgL gene encoding flagellar hook-associated protein FlgL, with product MRVANRSIYEMTSYRLGQRTDDLYKANEVIATGKRINNLSDDPVGLTQVMNLKASSSTLDQYNLNISSGRMWLNAGETALTNAENEILSIKTTSLKMADASVNPAQRKDAIAKVEAAIGQLLSLGNTTVNNHHVFAGKRTDSPALVMKDGKVDYAGDDEAFLVKMDLATDVEVGSVGKNIFWENFVKVDSTNNMIDFTEDTGKGHEIMNIHAEGENAASDVSLAVNDRSLLIYGTPRPSNEAEAKEVLGTEYPPGPLPMTFTWEESSQSWKVENDPGYGLPERISGTSSTLDIDLNDDGTNDVSMQLKKAAKDGDNVEFDLVRKSIELKAEIPDGKYEGAELAVAMENAMTKASEASGYKVKYKVSFDEDTKKFSIKEDGSYPGFVQFNMLWKTGDNASRSIAPDLGFDPVDEVRIPATSDVAVKNISITNANNRLDFRENDGTGWSPQINVEIPVGDYSEEGLAHAIEFAMRQASNTVGYDSQFDVMFSRQVTGLNSTLGGPPVITITNPDALTFSTPVPAVSSQLGFTYDGAGNWTVANDPGYNLPLTLTGTATTLNIDFNGDATPDMTLDMTANPAGAGDSVAFDLTPFYSINSPAGNTGLEMLWNTGNYNTRTIAGAIGFNPAADSVGTVNYTAANTVRNITIANAGVGQNNRINFRELPRDGQISQELTAEIPPGNYTSDELADVIEKEMERVSRYDIDYSVTYDAETGKFAFKENGSSLDELQLLWESGTDGSLGTGTSAASALGFDNDDDVITEIKSDDEAEWGIFRTLSELKTYLENNDTQGVERTISRLDIHYAHMVETVSDIGNRDNRFMTRESIISDLTMSYTERRVNLEEADFVKAVSDLQAKELAYQASLSSSAKVMKMSLVDYM from the coding sequence ATGCGCGTAGCAAACAGAAGCATATATGAAATGACAAGCTACAGGTTGGGCCAGAGAACCGACGATCTGTATAAGGCAAACGAGGTGATCGCCACAGGGAAGAGGATAAACAATCTTTCTGACGATCCTGTTGGTCTTACCCAGGTAATGAATCTCAAGGCTTCTTCGTCCACACTTGACCAGTATAATCTGAATATTTCCAGTGGCAGGATGTGGTTGAATGCCGGAGAAACAGCCCTAACCAATGCGGAGAATGAAATTCTGTCAATAAAGACCACAAGTCTTAAAATGGCGGATGCTTCTGTGAATCCAGCCCAGAGAAAAGATGCCATAGCCAAGGTTGAGGCTGCCATAGGCCAGCTTTTATCCCTTGGAAACACTACTGTAAATAATCATCATGTCTTTGCCGGAAAGAGAACGGACAGTCCTGCACTTGTGATGAAGGACGGCAAGGTGGATTATGCCGGAGACGACGAGGCTTTTCTCGTTAAAATGGATCTTGCGACCGATGTCGAGGTGGGGTCTGTCGGAAAGAATATTTTCTGGGAAAATTTCGTAAAAGTCGATTCAACAAACAATATGATAGATTTTACGGAAGATACGGGCAAGGGCCATGAAATCATGAACATCCATGCCGAAGGAGAAAATGCGGCCTCTGATGTGAGCCTTGCTGTTAATGACAGAAGCCTTCTTATTTATGGAACTCCAAGGCCTTCAAACGAAGCAGAGGCAAAAGAAGTGCTTGGAACCGAGTATCCTCCTGGTCCACTGCCCATGACTTTTACATGGGAAGAAAGTTCCCAGTCCTGGAAAGTTGAAAACGATCCCGGATACGGACTCCCCGAAAGAATATCAGGAACTTCTTCCACTCTTGATATTGATCTTAATGATGACGGCACGAATGATGTTTCCATGCAGCTTAAAAAAGCAGCCAAGGATGGCGACAACGTGGAGTTCGATCTTGTGCGCAAGAGTATTGAGCTCAAGGCCGAGATTCCGGACGGCAAATACGAGGGGGCCGAGCTTGCCGTTGCCATGGAAAACGCCATGACAAAGGCTTCGGAGGCGAGCGGATACAAGGTAAAATACAAGGTCAGCTTTGATGAGGATACAAAGAAGTTTTCCATCAAGGAAGACGGCAGCTATCCTGGCTTTGTACAGTTCAATATGCTCTGGAAAACCGGAGACAACGCGAGCAGGAGTATTGCTCCTGATCTTGGTTTTGACCCGGTTGACGAAGTCCGGATTCCTGCCACAAGCGATGTGGCAGTAAAGAATATTTCCATTACAAACGCAAACAACAGGCTCGATTTCAGGGAAAATGACGGAACAGGATGGAGCCCGCAGATAAATGTCGAGATTCCTGTGGGCGATTATTCCGAAGAGGGTCTTGCCCATGCCATCGAATTTGCGATGCGACAGGCGTCAAATACTGTGGGCTATGATTCCCAGTTCGATGTTATGTTCTCCCGTCAGGTCACAGGACTAAATTCAACCCTTGGAGGGCCTCCTGTTATTACGATAACAAATCCTGACGCGCTTACTTTTTCTACTCCTGTTCCAGCTGTCAGTTCCCAGCTTGGCTTTACATATGATGGAGCCGGTAACTGGACCGTCGCAAATGATCCGGGATACAATCTGCCGCTGACACTCACAGGAACGGCAACAACATTGAATATTGATTTCAACGGAGACGCTACGCCTGACATGACACTAGACATGACGGCAAACCCTGCCGGCGCAGGTGATTCTGTGGCATTCGACCTTACTCCTTTTTACAGCATCAATTCCCCTGCCGGAAACACGGGACTCGAGATGCTCTGGAATACGGGTAATTACAATACAAGAACAATTGCAGGTGCGATCGGTTTCAACCCCGCCGCTGACAGTGTCGGAACCGTAAATTACACCGCAGCAAATACTGTAAGGAACATAACCATTGCAAATGCCGGGGTAGGGCAGAACAACAGGATCAATTTCAGGGAACTACCCCGTGATGGCCAGATAAGTCAGGAACTGACAGCCGAGATTCCTCCTGGAAACTACACCTCCGATGAGCTGGCCGATGTAATTGAAAAGGAAATGGAGAGGGTTTCGAGGTATGATATTGATTATTCGGTAACTTACGACGCTGAAACAGGAAAGTTCGCCTTCAAGGAAAACGGCTCAAGTCTTGACGAACTTCAGCTTCTGTGGGAAAGTGGCACTGATGGTTCCCTGGGAACCGGCACTTCAGCAGCCTCGGCGCTCGGTTTTGACAATGACGATGACGTGATCACAGAAATAAAAAGCGATGATGAGGCTGAATGGGGAATTTTCAGAACCTTGTCAGAACTTAAAACCTATCTTGAAAATAATGATACCCAGGGTGTGGAGCGCACAATAAGCAGGCTTGACATCCATTACGCACATATGGTCGAGACTGTTTCGGACATAGGAAACAGGGATAACCGTTTCATGACAAGGGAATCCATAATTTCAGACCTGACCATGTCATATACCGAGAGAAGGGTTAATCTTGAAGAGGCTGATTTTGTAAAGGCCGTTTCAGATCTTCAGGCCAAGGAACTTGCTTATCAGGCGTCCTTGAGTTCTTCTGCCAAGGTTATGAAGATGAGTCTGGTGGATTATATGTAA
- a CDS encoding LegC family aminotransferase yields MFEKEINFIKSLFPDKKSIALHEPVFKGNEKAYVAETIDSTFVSSVGEFVTRFESMLCEATGAKYAVATVNGTSALHSALLLSGVKNGDLVITQSLTFVATANAIAYCGAEPLFIDIDEDALGLSSSALLIFLEENTTTKDGQCFHNDSGRKISACVPMHTFGHPCRIDEIVNICSEYFIPVIEDAAEALGSFYKEKSAGTFGSMGVLSFNGNKIVTCGGGGAIITDDENIAVLAKHMTTTAKKPHKYEFFHDMTGFNYRMPNLNAALGCAQLEKLSDFVLNKRQLAEIYMDFFKGSGFSFIREPENSRSNYWLCSVLVSDKNIRNAFLDFAHESGVMVRPVWEPMHTLPMYGKCPRGNLPITEKIAARLINLPSGVRL; encoded by the coding sequence ATGTTTGAAAAAGAAATAAATTTCATAAAATCCCTTTTCCCGGACAAAAAAAGCATAGCTCTGCATGAGCCGGTTTTTAAAGGGAACGAGAAGGCATATGTGGCTGAAACCATTGATTCCACATTTGTTTCTTCAGTCGGCGAATTTGTAACCCGTTTTGAATCCATGCTGTGCGAAGCAACCGGAGCAAAATACGCTGTCGCAACAGTCAATGGGACTTCGGCCCTTCATTCAGCTCTACTTCTTTCCGGGGTAAAAAACGGTGATCTTGTAATAACCCAGTCCCTTACTTTTGTGGCGACAGCAAACGCCATTGCCTATTGCGGAGCAGAGCCTCTTTTCATCGATATTGACGAAGATGCCCTCGGACTTTCTTCTTCTGCTCTGCTTATATTTCTTGAAGAAAATACAACCACAAAAGATGGGCAGTGTTTTCATAATGATTCTGGCAGAAAAATTTCAGCCTGCGTTCCCATGCATACATTTGGTCATCCATGCAGAATTGATGAAATCGTAAACATCTGCTCTGAATATTTCATTCCTGTCATTGAGGATGCCGCAGAAGCGCTTGGAAGCTTTTACAAGGAAAAATCTGCCGGTACATTCGGCTCTATGGGCGTTTTAAGTTTCAACGGCAATAAAATAGTCACATGTGGCGGAGGCGGTGCAATCATCACAGACGATGAAAATATCGCGGTTCTTGCCAAGCACATGACCACAACAGCCAAAAAGCCCCATAAATATGAATTTTTTCATGACATGACAGGCTTTAATTACAGAATGCCAAATCTTAATGCGGCCCTTGGCTGCGCCCAGCTTGAAAAATTATCTGATTTTGTTTTAAACAAGAGACAGCTTGCTGAAATCTATATGGATTTTTTCAAAGGCTCCGGATTTTCTTTTATAAGAGAGCCTGAGAATTCAAGGTCAAACTACTGGTTATGCAGTGTTCTTGTATCAGATAAGAATATCAGAAATGCTTTTCTTGATTTTGCCCACGAGTCAGGAGTCATGGTGAGACCTGTCTGGGAGCCAATGCATACACTTCCAATGTATGGAAAGTGCCCCAGAGGAAATCTTCCGATAACAGAAAAAATTGCAGCAAGGCTTATAAATCTTCCAAGCGGAGTTCGTTTATGA
- a CDS encoding SDR family NAD(P)-dependent oxidoreductase, which yields MKTVLITGGNKGIGLETTKIFLGMGYKVVIVARDFSDYSLIPDSENIIKKPFDLTDIEKIPKLVSEIGHVDVLINNAGVMFACPYDNYPAEKVETILKLNIEAPVALIREVSKSMIEKGFGRIVNNASIAGEIGHPDVWYGITKAGLINVTKSFAKILGGKGIVVNAVAAGPVETDMLHVIPEDRKKAVKAAVYLGRFAKPEEVAKAMVWLATDCPEYINGVCLDINNGAFPR from the coding sequence ATGAAAACAGTACTGATTACAGGCGGCAACAAAGGCATTGGCCTTGAAACCACAAAGATTTTTCTTGGGATGGGATATAAGGTTGTGATCGTTGCCCGGGATTTTTCAGATTACTCCCTTATTCCTGATTCTGAAAACATCATAAAAAAGCCATTTGATCTGACTGATATCGAAAAAATACCGAAGCTGGTTTCTGAAATCGGTCATGTGGATGTTCTGATCAATAACGCAGGAGTAATGTTTGCCTGCCCTTATGATAATTATCCTGCAGAAAAAGTGGAAACAATCCTGAAGCTTAATATCGAGGCTCCGGTCGCGCTCATCAGGGAAGTTTCAAAATCCATGATTGAAAAAGGCTTCGGAAGAATCGTTAATAATGCTTCCATTGCCGGAGAGATTGGACATCCTGATGTATGGTACGGGATAACAAAAGCTGGCCTCATTAATGTTACAAAAAGTTTTGCAAAAATCCTTGGCGGAAAGGGCATCGTTGTAAATGCCGTTGCTGCCGGACCTGTTGAAACAGATATGCTCCACGTCATACCCGAAGACCGCAAAAAAGCTGTAAAAGCGGCGGTGTATCTTGGACGATTCGCTAAACCCGAAGAAGTCGCAAAGGCAATGGTCTGGCTTGCAACAGACTGCCCTGAGTACATAAACGGGGTATGCCTTGATATAAATAATGGGGCGTTTCCTCGCTAA
- a CDS encoding acetyltransferase: MKPELILVGGGGHCRSVIDAIEEADIFRIEGIVDVKENVGKDVLGYPVIGTDGDLEKLVRRYTFFLVTLGQIKTYAPRLRIYEMLKNMGAIMASIVSPTAYVSKHAHIGPGTVVLHGATVNAGAEIGENCIINSHALIEHDAVIGSHCHISTGAIINGGARVGDRTFIGSGSVLRQEIKVGNGCVVQTGSLFIKDIEADSVFKGSKIET, translated from the coding sequence ATGAAACCTGAACTTATACTTGTAGGCGGAGGAGGGCATTGCCGTTCAGTCATCGATGCCATTGAAGAGGCTGATATATTTAGGATTGAAGGCATAGTTGATGTAAAGGAAAATGTCGGCAAGGATGTTCTTGGTTATCCGGTCATCGGCACAGACGGTGATCTTGAAAAACTTGTACGCAGATACACCTTTTTTCTTGTGACTCTGGGGCAGATTAAAACCTATGCACCGAGGCTCAGGATATATGAAATGCTGAAAAATATGGGTGCCATAATGGCTTCCATAGTATCTCCCACAGCGTATGTCTCAAAACATGCTCACATTGGGCCAGGGACTGTGGTTCTCCACGGAGCGACTGTAAATGCAGGAGCCGAAATTGGTGAAAACTGCATAATAAACAGCCACGCGCTGATTGAACACGATGCTGTAATCGGCTCACATTGCCATATTTCAACAGGAGCCATTATTAACGGAGGCGCAAGAGTCGGGGACAGAACCTTCATAGGCAGTGGATCTGTTCTGAGGCAGGAAATAAAGGTGGGCAATGGCTGCGTTGTTCAGACAGGGAGTCTTTTTATTAAAGATATCGAGGCTGATTCAGTTTTTAAAGGTAGCAAAATAGAGACTTAG